A DNA window from Streptomyces canus contains the following coding sequences:
- a CDS encoding carboxylate--amine ligase, whose amino-acid sequence MPLLDTRVPAVLLRIDRNPFHHGTLGAVRSLGRAGVEVHVVADSTGSPVTRSRFVREMHPPPPPGASPREIAVVLRRVAARVARPAVLIPMDDASAVAVSRMREELAPSYLLPATPGALPERVADKSGLALVCTSAGIPHPVTVIPDSPAQAADAARRLGLPMVAKWSRPWQVPAGSGLHSTVLVRSAQQARELYLRTEEAGSPLLLQAYLPPGPDRDWFFHGYADHSCAVRAGGPGRKQRAWPRGAGLTVVGRWTDNPQVRALAERLTGELGYRGIFDLDFRRCGTTGRYHLLDFNPRPGAQFRLFTDTTGLDVVRALHLDLTNRQLPVGEPQEGRTFVVENYAPLAALRPVPRGRELAWHAPDDPAPGRAMWALWCRHVSRRLRERLRAAATAPAPTRVVRQAATPIPTDEEKASSC is encoded by the coding sequence GTGCCGCTGCTCGACACCCGCGTCCCCGCCGTTCTGCTGCGGATCGACCGGAATCCCTTTCACCACGGAACGCTGGGGGCCGTGCGCTCGCTCGGCAGAGCGGGAGTGGAGGTGCACGTGGTCGCCGATTCCACCGGAAGTCCCGTCACCAGATCGCGCTTCGTACGCGAAATGCATCCTCCGCCGCCGCCCGGGGCATCACCCCGCGAGATCGCCGTCGTGCTGCGCCGAGTGGCCGCCCGGGTCGCCCGTCCCGCCGTCCTGATTCCGATGGACGACGCGAGTGCGGTCGCCGTAAGCCGCATGCGCGAGGAACTCGCCCCCTCGTATCTGCTGCCCGCCACACCCGGCGCACTGCCCGAACGCGTCGCCGACAAGTCCGGACTGGCCCTCGTATGCACTTCTGCGGGCATCCCGCACCCGGTCACGGTGATCCCGGACAGCCCGGCGCAGGCCGCCGACGCCGCCCGGCGGCTGGGTCTGCCGATGGTGGCGAAGTGGAGCCGGCCCTGGCAGGTACCGGCGGGCAGCGGGCTGCACAGCACGGTGCTGGTGAGGTCGGCGCAGCAGGCGCGGGAACTGTATCTGCGTACCGAGGAGGCCGGCAGCCCGCTGCTGCTGCAGGCGTATCTGCCGCCGGGCCCGGACCGCGACTGGTTCTTCCACGGATACGCCGACCACTCCTGTGCTGTGCGCGCGGGCGGACCCGGCCGCAAGCAGCGGGCGTGGCCGCGCGGAGCGGGCCTGACCGTGGTCGGCCGCTGGACCGACAACCCGCAGGTGCGGGCGCTCGCCGAGCGGCTCACCGGCGAGTTGGGCTACCGCGGAATCTTCGACCTCGACTTCCGCCGCTGCGGCACAACGGGCCGCTACCACCTGCTCGACTTCAACCCCCGCCCCGGCGCCCAGTTCCGGCTCTTCACCGACACCACCGGCCTGGACGTCGTACGCGCCCTGCACCTCGACCTGACAAACCGTCAACTGCCTGTGGGCGAGCCACAGGAGGGACGGACGTTCGTGGTGGAGAACTACGCACCGCTCGCCGCGCTGCGGCCGGTGCCCCGCGGACGCGAACTGGCCTGGCACGCCCCGGACGACCCGGCTCCCGGCCGGGCGATGTGGGCCCTGTGGTGCCGCCATGTGTCCCGCCGACTGCGGGAGCGGCTGCGCGCGGCCGCGACGGCACCCGCACCGACCCGCGTGGTCCGCCAGGCGGCCACGCCGATCCCGACCGACGAAGAGAAGGCGAGTAGTTGCTGA
- a CDS encoding NAD(P)-binding domain-containing protein, which translates to MYDLLVVGAGPYGLSIASHAAAAGLNLRVLGRPMASWRDHMPRGMFLKSEPWASNLADPGGRWRLDTYCATQGLTARHADPIPVATFAAYGLWFAHHAVPRVDERMVSRLTARPAGFEAVTEDGEVLRARTVALAVGVMPFVEVPSPLRGLHPALISHSSHHSDLERFRGRDVTVIGGGQAALETAALLAEQGTRVRVLARADGLSWNDVPPPWQRPWWQSARAPHSGLGCGWRNWFYAERPGLFRHLPEPTRARITATALGPAGAWWVRDRVEQAVEVLLDREVASARAVTGGVRLETVSRTGERYSLETGHVIAATGFRPTLNRLGLLSEELRGSLATAVDGSPAVGRDFESSHPGLFMGGLVTASAFGPAMRFVHGATFTATTLVRGVCRRLRTTPPVGRIPAAVGRGRAEAVRADH; encoded by the coding sequence ATGTACGACCTGCTGGTGGTGGGCGCCGGCCCGTACGGCCTGTCCATCGCGTCCCATGCCGCGGCCGCCGGGCTGAACCTGCGCGTCCTCGGGCGGCCCATGGCCTCCTGGCGGGACCACATGCCCCGCGGCATGTTCCTCAAGTCGGAGCCCTGGGCCTCCAACCTCGCTGATCCCGGCGGTCGTTGGCGGCTGGACACTTACTGCGCGACCCAGGGCCTGACGGCGCGTCACGCCGACCCGATCCCGGTGGCGACGTTCGCCGCGTACGGCCTGTGGTTCGCGCACCACGCCGTACCCCGCGTGGACGAGCGGATGGTGAGCCGGTTGACGGCCCGCCCGGCCGGATTCGAGGCGGTCACGGAGGACGGAGAAGTACTGCGCGCCCGGACGGTGGCGCTGGCTGTAGGGGTCATGCCCTTCGTGGAGGTGCCGTCCCCACTGCGTGGCCTGCACCCCGCGCTCATCTCGCACAGCAGTCACCACAGTGACCTGGAACGCTTCCGCGGCAGGGACGTCACGGTGATCGGCGGCGGCCAGGCGGCCCTGGAGACCGCTGCGCTTCTCGCCGAACAGGGAACGCGCGTACGGGTACTGGCCCGAGCCGACGGGCTGTCCTGGAACGATGTGCCACCGCCGTGGCAGCGCCCCTGGTGGCAGTCGGCCCGCGCCCCGCACAGCGGGCTCGGCTGCGGCTGGCGCAACTGGTTCTACGCCGAGCGCCCGGGGCTCTTCCGCCACCTCCCCGAGCCGACCCGGGCCCGCATCACGGCCACCGCGCTGGGACCGGCGGGCGCCTGGTGGGTACGGGACCGGGTCGAGCAGGCGGTGGAGGTGCTGCTCGACCGCGAGGTCGCCTCGGCCCGTGCGGTGACGGGCGGCGTACGACTGGAGACGGTGAGCCGGACCGGGGAGCGGTACTCCCTGGAGACCGGACATGTGATCGCGGCCACGGGCTTCCGGCCGACCCTGAACCGGCTCGGCCTGCTCTCCGAAGAACTACGCGGGAGCCTGGCGACGGCTGTCGACGGCTCCCCCGCGGTCGGGCGGGACTTCGAGTCCTCACACCCGGGGCTGTTCATGGGCGGACTGGTGACCGCCTCCGCGTTCGGGCCGGCCATGCGCTTCGTCCACGGCGCCACGTTCACGGCCACGACGCTCGTACGAGGAGTGTGCCGCCGACTGCGCACCACGCCGCCCGTCGGCAGGATCCCCGCAGCGGTGGGCCGGGGACGCGCGGAAGCGGTACGCGCAGACCACTGA
- a CDS encoding LPXTG cell wall anchor domain-containing protein: MAAAATGILSLCGIPAFADAYSEGTLEGSLGALSGAPDAQPDDSAPLEHADHSSVRGRADADTDAYGDDSDDSDDDGKGKGDDSAHGDTDGYGDDSDDDGKGKGVVGKGDDSGYGDDSGYGDEAGYGDDSGYGDEAGYGDDSDDSDTPATTPHGSPPSSTPPAKTPPRSETPDTTPPATPPASPGVQPPSLPNTGAGEGTFMAAGAAMLLMSGGAILYRRGRAASRR; encoded by the coding sequence GTGGCCGCCGCCGCGACCGGCATCCTGTCTCTGTGCGGCATCCCGGCGTTCGCGGACGCATACTCCGAAGGCACTCTGGAAGGATCGCTCGGTGCCCTGTCGGGTGCGCCCGACGCCCAGCCCGACGACAGCGCCCCTCTAGAGCACGCGGATCACAGCTCCGTCAGAGGGCGCGCCGACGCCGACACCGACGCTTACGGCGACGACAGCGACGACAGCGACGACGACGGTAAGGGTAAGGGCGACGACAGCGCCCACGGCGACACCGACGGTTACGGCGACGACAGCGACGACGACGGTAAGGGCAAGGGCGTCGTCGGCAAGGGCGACGACAGCGGCTACGGCGACGACAGCGGTTACGGCGACGAGGCCGGCTACGGCGACGACAGCGGCTACGGCGACGAGGCCGGTTACGGCGACGACAGCGACGACTCGGACACGCCGGCCACGACTCCCCACGGCTCGCCGCCCAGCAGTACTCCACCGGCGAAGACGCCGCCCCGTTCGGAGACACCGGACACGACTCCCCCCGCCACGCCGCCCGCCTCACCTGGGGTGCAGCCGCCCTCCCTTCCGAACACCGGTGCCGGGGAGGGGACGTTCATGGCCGCGGGTGCCGCCATGCTGCTGATGTCGGGTGGCGCCATCCTGTACCGCCGAGGCCGGGCCGCGTCCCGTCGGTAG
- a CDS encoding Mur ligase family protein, translating to MSLQDIATVVGGRLHNVPDPGALVTGPATLNLRESSNGLFVPRVVERPDGSRADSHPFAALAVRSGAVAVLTEHPAEEPAVVVPDVQAALGALAAHLLGRLSKTMVIGVTGSSGKTTTTDLTAHLLGHAGPTVATQGNSRIGSAVHALSWPRPETQRPEPVSPTPR from the coding sequence ATGAGCCTGCAGGACATCGCGACCGTTGTCGGCGGCAGACTCCACAATGTGCCGGACCCCGGTGCCCTGGTCACCGGGCCTGCCACCTTGAACCTGCGAGAGAGTAGCAACGGACTGTTCGTCCCCCGAGTCGTGGAACGCCCTGACGGCTCGCGGGCCGATTCCCATCCGTTTGCGGCGCTGGCCGTCAGGTCGGGCGCAGTGGCGGTACTCACCGAGCATCCGGCCGAGGAGCCCGCCGTCGTCGTGCCGGATGTGCAGGCAGCTCTCGGCGCTCTGGCCGCACACCTGCTCGGCAGGCTCTCCAAGACCATGGTGATCGGAGTGACGGGCTCGTCGGGCAAGACCACCACCACGGACCTGACAGCTCACTTGCTCGGACACGCGGGACCGACGGTGGCGACTCAAGGCAATTCCCGCATCGGCTCAGCCGTCCATGCGTTGAGCTGGCCGCGGCCCGAAACCCAGCGGCCAGAACCAGTCTCGCCAACACCTCGTTGA
- a CDS encoding vWA domain-containing protein: MERYRIRRLRATLLAFTAAGGLLLTGCGGSDTGDHGSADGATGFPAPDYRQGTGEQDTDGTDDESSEVAPSPDYVSTFALDVDTASYGYARRTLADGRLPDPSTIRPEEFVNSFRQDYERPDGNGFTVTVDGARTNDEDWSLVRVGLATRNARDQHGGRPPAALTFVIDISGSMSEPGRLDLAQKSLDVMTDRLRDDDSVALVTFSDKAETVLPMTRLGGHRGTIHEAIDSLEPTFSTNLAAGVETGYATAVEGLREGATNRVVLISDALANDGDTDPDSILDRIDGARREHGITLFGVGVGSDYGDALMERLADKGDGHTTYVSDPDEARKVFCEQLPKNIDLTARDAKAQVAFDPETVAEFRLVGYDNRRVADDDFRDDHVDGGEVGPGHTVTALYAVRTKPGAVGHLATATVRWQDPETRTPHEESGQVEAASIDQPLWRANSGLQVTALAAYFADALRSGDGDAYSDADTRWSPLPAAPSLPELAERADKLAFSTDTKAIRQLAEAIHRASDLT, translated from the coding sequence ATGGAGCGATATCGCATACGACGGCTGCGAGCCACCCTGCTCGCGTTCACCGCGGCCGGCGGCCTGCTGCTCACCGGGTGCGGCGGGAGCGACACGGGCGACCACGGCAGCGCGGACGGCGCGACCGGCTTCCCCGCCCCCGACTACCGCCAGGGCACCGGCGAACAGGACACCGACGGCACCGACGACGAGTCCAGCGAGGTGGCCCCCTCGCCCGACTACGTCTCCACCTTCGCCCTCGATGTCGACACCGCCTCCTACGGCTACGCCCGCCGCACCCTCGCCGACGGCCGGCTACCCGACCCGTCGACGATCCGCCCCGAGGAGTTCGTCAACAGCTTCCGCCAGGACTACGAACGCCCCGACGGCAACGGCTTCACGGTGACCGTCGACGGCGCCCGAACCAACGACGAGGACTGGTCCCTGGTCCGCGTGGGCCTGGCCACCCGGAACGCGCGAGACCAGCACGGCGGCCGCCCGCCGGCCGCCCTCACCTTCGTCATCGACATCTCCGGCTCCATGAGCGAACCGGGCCGCCTCGACCTCGCCCAGAAATCCCTCGATGTGATGACGGACCGGCTGCGCGACGACGACTCGGTCGCACTGGTCACCTTCAGCGACAAGGCCGAGACCGTCCTGCCGATGACCCGCCTCGGCGGTCACCGAGGCACGATCCACGAGGCGATCGACAGCCTGGAACCGACCTTCTCCACCAACCTCGCGGCGGGCGTCGAGACTGGCTACGCCACCGCCGTCGAGGGCCTGCGCGAGGGTGCCACCAACCGGGTCGTCCTCATCTCCGACGCGCTCGCCAACGACGGTGACACCGACCCCGACTCCATCCTCGACCGCATCGACGGCGCCCGCCGCGAACACGGCATCACCCTGTTCGGCGTTGGCGTGGGCAGCGACTACGGCGACGCCCTGATGGAACGCCTCGCCGACAAGGGCGACGGCCACACGACGTACGTCTCCGACCCCGACGAAGCGCGCAAGGTCTTCTGCGAGCAGCTCCCGAAGAACATCGACCTCACGGCCCGCGACGCCAAGGCCCAGGTCGCCTTCGACCCGGAGACCGTCGCCGAGTTCCGCCTGGTCGGCTACGACAACCGCCGCGTCGCCGACGACGACTTCCGCGACGACCACGTCGACGGCGGTGAGGTCGGCCCCGGCCACACCGTCACCGCCCTCTACGCCGTCCGCACCAAGCCCGGCGCCGTCGGCCACCTCGCCACCGCCACCGTCCGCTGGCAGGACCCCGAGACCCGCACCCCGCACGAGGAGTCGGGCCAAGTGGAGGCAGCCTCCATCGACCAGCCCCTGTGGAGGGCGAACAGTGGCCTCCAAGTCACCGCCCTGGCCGCCTACTTCGCAGACGCCCTACGCTCCGGCGACGGCGATGCCTACAGCGACGCCGACACCCGCTGGAGCCCGCTCCCCGCGGCCCCGTCCCTGCCGGAACTCGCCGAGCGGGCCGACAAGCTGGCCTTCAGCACCGACACCAAGGCGATACGCCAACTCGCCGAAGCGATCCACAGGGCCAGCGACCTCACATAG
- a CDS encoding ABC transporter permease — protein MSTLVERPEAASGYRTGRTLPVRVELIRQLKRRRTLVMGGILAALPFVLLIAFAVGGEPDGGGNRITLMDTATASGANFAAVNLFVSAGFLLVIPVALFCGDTVASEASWSSLRYLLAAPVPRARLLWSKLVVGLGLSLAAMILLPVTALAVGTAAYGWGSLEIPTGGSLAPGTAAQRLVVVVVFVFVSQLVTAGLAFWLSTKTDAPLGAVGGAVGLTIVGNVLDAVTALGDWRHFLPAHWQFAWADAIQPHPEWSGIIQGTAVSITYAVVLFALAFRGFARKDVVS, from the coding sequence ATGAGCACGCTCGTCGAACGCCCGGAGGCGGCCTCCGGATACCGCACGGGCCGCACGCTTCCCGTCCGGGTGGAACTGATCCGCCAGCTGAAGCGGCGCCGCACGCTGGTCATGGGTGGGATCCTCGCCGCCCTGCCGTTCGTCCTGCTCATCGCCTTCGCCGTCGGCGGCGAGCCGGACGGGGGCGGCAACCGGATCACGTTGATGGACACGGCGACGGCGTCCGGCGCCAACTTCGCCGCCGTCAACCTGTTCGTGTCCGCCGGCTTCCTGCTGGTGATACCGGTCGCCCTGTTCTGCGGGGACACGGTCGCCTCGGAGGCCAGCTGGTCCTCCCTGCGCTATCTCCTGGCCGCTCCGGTGCCGCGCGCCCGGCTGCTGTGGTCGAAGCTCGTCGTCGGGCTCGGCCTCAGCCTGGCCGCGATGATCCTGCTGCCGGTGACGGCACTGGCCGTCGGCACGGCCGCCTACGGTTGGGGCTCCCTGGAGATCCCCACCGGCGGCTCGCTCGCGCCGGGCACGGCCGCCCAGCGGCTCGTGGTGGTCGTGGTGTTCGTCTTCGTGTCCCAACTGGTCACCGCCGGGCTCGCGTTCTGGCTGTCGACCAAGACGGACGCCCCGCTCGGCGCGGTCGGCGGCGCGGTCGGCCTCACCATCGTCGGCAACGTCCTGGACGCCGTGACGGCCCTCGGCGACTGGCGTCACTTCCTGCCCGCGCACTGGCAGTTCGCCTGGGCCGACGCCATCCAGCCCCATCCCGAGTGGTCCGGCATTATCCAGGGCACGGCCGTTTCCATAACGTACGCCGTGGTGCTGTTCGCGCTGGCCTTCCGGGGTTTCGCCCGCAAGGACGTGGTGTCGTAG